Proteins from a single region of Deltaproteobacteria bacterium:
- a CDS encoding (2Fe-2S) ferredoxin domain-containing protein, which translates to MAKLTIDDLKKIKEKVHKEMSLRDGDRRVKVTVHMGTCGIASGAKEVMDTLLQEIETAGANDVIVTTSGCMGLCSREPLVTVEVLNQVPIKYEYMNPNKM; encoded by the coding sequence ATGGCGAAACTAACTATTGATGATTTAAAAAAAATTAAGGAAAAAGTACACAAAGAGATGTCTCTGCGTGATGGCGACCGTCGCGTCAAAGTCACCGTTCATATGGGAACTTGCGGTATTGCCTCCGGTGCCAAAGAAGTAATGGATACACTGCTTCAGGAAATTGAAACCGCTGGCGCAAATGATGTTATCGTTACTACATCCGGTTGTATGGGACTTTGCAGCCGCGAACCTCTGGTCACTGTTGAAGTTTTAAATCAAGTACCGATTAAATATGAATACATGAACCCCAATAAAATG
- a CDS encoding NAD(P)H-dependent oxidoreductase subunit E, with the protein MKSEDTELLKEFTPEQVTKLDGIIEKFKGKPGGLIPVLEEAQVALEFIPLSVQKRIASGLNLPLSRVYGVVTFYSFFTMTPRGKHTVRVCLGTACYVRGGKALTDALEKQFGIKQGETTADRMFTLESVRCLGACGLGPVVVVDDDVHGRLKPGKVKEVLSQYD; encoded by the coding sequence ATGAAATCGGAAGACACAGAGTTGTTGAAGGAGTTCACACCTGAACAGGTAACAAAGTTAGACGGCATTATTGAGAAATTTAAGGGTAAGCCGGGCGGATTAATCCCGGTATTGGAAGAGGCACAAGTTGCTTTGGAATTTATTCCCCTATCCGTGCAGAAGAGAATTGCGTCCGGGTTGAATCTGCCACTTAGCCGCGTTTATGGCGTTGTGACCTTTTACTCATTTTTCACCATGACCCCGCGAGGTAAGCACACTGTTCGCGTCTGCCTGGGCACTGCCTGCTACGTCCGTGGCGGCAAGGCGTTAACCGACGCTCTGGAAAAACAATTCGGTATCAAACAAGGTGAAACCACTGCTGACCGTATGTTTACACTGGAGAGCGTCCGTTGTCTGGGCGCCTGTGGATTAGGTCCTGTTGTGGTGGTGGATGATGATGTCCATGGTCGGCTTAAACCCGGCAAAGTTAAAGAAGTTTTAAGTCAATACGATTAA
- a CDS encoding ATP-binding protein — protein sequence MLELAAHILDIAENSVRAGAKLIEIAINEDTANDSLSIEIIDDGHGMNQEEIKKVLDPFYTTKTVRSVGLGIPLLADAAQRSGGSLQIESQKGKGTAVKSTFCLSHVDRQPMGNLISTLIILIAGNLDVDFFYKYRHNNQRFELDTRVIRKEIEDVPINHPEILTYIREVLEEGLSEIKPEA from the coding sequence GTGTTAGAACTGGCCGCGCATATTCTGGATATTGCCGAAAACTCCGTTCGGGCAGGCGCCAAACTAATTGAAATCGCTATTAATGAAGATACGGCAAACGATTCTCTTTCCATAGAAATTATTGATGATGGTCACGGGATGAATCAAGAAGAGATAAAAAAGGTTTTAGATCCATTTTATACAACAAAAACTGTCCGGAGCGTTGGTCTGGGCATCCCGCTTCTTGCCGATGCCGCCCAAAGATCCGGCGGAAGTCTGCAAATTGAATCTCAGAAAGGCAAAGGAACTGCTGTTAAATCAACCTTCTGCCTCAGTCACGTGGACAGGCAACCTATGGGGAATCTCATCAGTACGTTAATTATTCTCATTGCCGGTAATTTAGATGTTGATTTTTTTTACAAATACAGGCATAACAACCAGCGGTTTGAATTGGATACTAGAGTAATACGTAAAGAAATCGAGGATGTACCCATTAATCATCCTGAAATATTAACGTATATCCGGGAAGTTTTAGAAGAAGGTTTAAGCGAAATCAAGCCTGAGGCTTAA
- a CDS encoding PHP domain-containing protein, producing the protein MLKVFNCDLHVHTCLSPCAELDMHPMALVQQAIETKLDMIAICDHNSSANVPYVLKAAKASKLKILPGMEITTSEEVHLLAIFDSMSKLTLMQNIIDQHLAGVNDENLFGVQAIVNEIGEVEGINNQFLIGATDLSLDTLIGRIHEFEGLAIAAHIDRESFSVLSQLGFIDDHADFDALEITPRTGFEQARIKYSELSKFSFIVSSDSHFIKDIGQGFTRMILGEPTFTELKMALKKQNGRYVMEQPC; encoded by the coding sequence ATGCTGAAAGTTTTCAACTGCGATCTGCATGTCCACACCTGCCTCTCACCCTGCGCCGAGCTTGATATGCACCCGATGGCTTTAGTGCAGCAAGCTATCGAAACCAAGCTCGATATGATTGCCATCTGCGATCATAATTCTTCAGCAAACGTTCCCTACGTACTCAAAGCCGCCAAAGCGAGCAAGTTGAAGATACTGCCCGGCATGGAAATCACAACAAGTGAAGAAGTGCACCTTTTGGCGATATTTGATTCCATGTCCAAGCTAACTCTAATGCAAAACATAATTGATCAGCATCTTGCCGGAGTTAATGATGAAAACCTTTTCGGCGTCCAGGCTATCGTCAATGAAATTGGCGAGGTGGAAGGGATCAATAATCAATTCCTGATCGGCGCGACTGATTTATCACTAGATACACTGATTGGCCGTATTCATGAATTTGAGGGACTGGCTATTGCCGCGCACATAGACCGGGAAAGCTTTAGTGTCCTGAGTCAGCTTGGATTTATTGATGATCATGCGGATTTTGACGCTCTCGAAATAACGCCTCGCACGGGTTTTGAGCAAGCCAGAATTAAATATTCGGAACTCAGTAAATTCTCATTTATTGTTTCCTCCGACTCTCATTTCATAAAAGATATTGGACAGGGCTTTACGCGCATGATTCTTGGGGAACCGACATTTACCGAATTAAAAATGGCTTTAAAAAAACAAAATGGCCGTTACGTTATGGAGCAGCCGTGTTAG
- a CDS encoding serine kinase, translating into MKKTVPVAENYLYCNCFDIEGGNFKMNLETIVKELSLDVRCAPENLKNNVTGGYTGDLLSDVIANSREGYIWITRQVHQNIVAVASLKDHAGIILINSCQPTKETLEKASQEKIPLMVSDLPAFELTGKIYNLLGKKD; encoded by the coding sequence TTGAAAAAGACAGTGCCCGTAGCTGAAAATTATTTATATTGCAATTGTTTTGATATCGAAGGTGGAAATTTTAAAATGAATTTAGAAACAATAGTCAAAGAATTGAGCTTGGATGTGAGATGCGCGCCGGAGAATCTTAAAAATAATGTCACCGGAGGTTACACGGGAGATCTTTTAAGCGATGTTATCGCAAATTCCCGTGAAGGTTATATATGGATAACAAGGCAGGTGCACCAGAATATTGTCGCCGTGGCAAGCCTGAAAGATCACGCGGGCATTATTCTGATTAATTCCTGCCAACCAACAAAGGAAACTTTGGAAAAAGCCAGTCAGGAAAAAATACCGTTAATGGTTTCGGACTTGCCTGCCTTTGAGCTAACCGGCAAAATTTATAATCTATTAGGGAAAAAAGATTAA
- a CDS encoding DRTGG domain-containing protein, protein MKLSEIKEILNADVIVGAEHLDLEIKTAFGADLMSDVLAFAKTGSLLLTGLTNSQVIRTANILDIAAIILVRGKKPSAETINLAKELKIPLLTTKFILFETAGRLYAKGIVGCLEKVEKDSARS, encoded by the coding sequence TTGAAATTAAGTGAAATAAAAGAAATTCTTAATGCTGATGTAATTGTTGGTGCAGAGCATCTGGATTTGGAAATAAAGACCGCGTTTGGGGCTGATTTGATGAGCGATGTTTTAGCCTTTGCCAAGACGGGGAGTCTTTTGCTGACGGGCTTAACCAATAGCCAGGTAATCCGAACCGCCAATATTCTCGATATTGCCGCAATCATTCTGGTTAGAGGCAAAAAGCCTTCAGCTGAAACTATTAATCTGGCCAAGGAACTTAAAATTCCTCTACTGACAACAAAATTTATTTTATTTGAAACAGCCGGCCGTCTTTACGCTAAAGGGATCGTAGGTTGCCTGGAAAAAGTTGAAAAAGACAGTGCCCGTAGCTGA
- a CDS encoding 4Fe-4S dicluster domain-containing protein, with the protein MSDFHSVRLIDDKCKGCTHCIRTCPTEAIRVRNGKAIIIGERCIDCGECIRTCPNGAMIAVTEQLSEIQKYKYKIAIPAPSFVSQFSRRYKIEKVLSGFLFMGFDEIMEVGLGADLVSAAITEYLNSLGALLPRPVISSACPAVVRLIQVKYPGLVGNIMPMQSPMEITARYVRRKAAEKTGVNPSEIGVFFITPCPANATVIKQPIGMDRSNVTGVIAIRDMVNFVKLNFERIVEKSDIQRASNIGIGWGRRDGEIEAIDIPNRLSVDGIHHVSKMLEKIEEGGFRNIHFMEARACVGGCVGGVLMVENPFVAKLKLDLVSKEIGSKNIEFFKKVQSEIPKEDYLLGAKILSRPITSLSPDMREAMRKLKEIESLTSDLPGIDCGSCGCPTCRAFAEDVVNGLVIRMDCLFDHRQRVQSLAQEIFALAGKLPHVMQNKEA; encoded by the coding sequence ATGAGCGATTTTCACTCTGTGAGGCTTATTGATGATAAATGCAAAGGCTGTACGCATTGCATCCGAACGTGTCCGACTGAAGCGATCAGGGTCCGCAACGGCAAGGCGATTATCATAGGCGAACGCTGCATAGACTGCGGGGAGTGCATCCGAACCTGCCCCAACGGCGCGATGATTGCGGTGACCGAACAGCTCAGCGAAATCCAGAAATACAAATACAAGATTGCCATTCCCGCACCCTCGTTCGTCAGCCAGTTTTCGCGCAGATACAAGATTGAGAAGGTTCTGTCGGGATTCCTGTTCATGGGCTTCGACGAGATTATGGAGGTCGGACTGGGCGCTGATCTGGTTTCGGCTGCGATTACGGAGTATCTGAATTCTCTCGGCGCACTGCTGCCGAGGCCGGTAATTTCGTCGGCGTGTCCGGCGGTGGTACGGCTTATCCAGGTCAAGTATCCCGGACTGGTCGGAAATATCATGCCGATGCAGTCACCGATGGAGATTACGGCGCGCTATGTGAGGCGAAAGGCCGCCGAAAAGACGGGCGTCAATCCGTCGGAGATCGGGGTTTTCTTTATTACGCCCTGCCCGGCCAACGCTACGGTAATCAAGCAGCCGATCGGGATGGACCGTTCAAATGTGACGGGAGTTATTGCGATCCGCGACATGGTGAATTTCGTCAAATTGAATTTCGAGAGGATCGTGGAAAAGTCAGATATACAGCGGGCGTCAAACATCGGGATAGGTTGGGGGCGCCGCGATGGGGAGATCGAAGCGATAGATATTCCGAACCGGCTCTCCGTTGATGGGATACACCACGTTTCGAAGATGCTGGAGAAGATCGAGGAGGGCGGGTTCAGGAACATCCATTTCATGGAGGCCCGGGCATGTGTAGGCGGCTGCGTGGGGGGGGTGCTGATGGTGGAGAACCCGTTTGTGGCCAAGCTGAAGCTGGACCTCGTATCGAAGGAAATCGGAAGTAAGAATATCGAGTTTTTCAAGAAAGTGCAGTCTGAAATTCCAAAGGAAGATTACCTCCTTGGTGCGAAGATTCTGTCGCGGCCGATTACGTCGTTGAGCCCGGATATGCGCGAGGCGATGCGGAAATTGAAGGAGATCGAGAGCCTGACGTCGGATTTGCCGGGGATTGACTGCGGATCTTGCGGTTGTCCGACGTGCCGGGCGTTCGCCGAGGATGTGGTGAACGGCCTGGTGATTAGGATGGACTGTCTGTTCGATCACCGGCAGCGGGTGCAGAGCCTCGCGCAGGAGATTTTTGCATTGGCCGGGAAGCTGCCGCATGTAATGCAGAACAAGGAGGCTTGA
- a CDS encoding ATP-binding protein translates to MHWEFPVTGGNFSSAGEAAGKIKNILKKLGIAYEVIRRVSIASYEAEMNITSYADEGKLLLEIDPLEISITASDKGPGIPDIAKAMLEGFSTATPAIREMGFGAGMGLPNIQRVADWMVINSTVGKGTETKFKIFLNT, encoded by the coding sequence ATGCACTGGGAATTTCCGGTTACCGGGGGGAATTTCAGCAGCGCCGGAGAGGCGGCCGGCAAAATAAAGAATATTCTCAAGAAGCTTGGTATCGCGTACGAGGTGATCAGGAGAGTATCGATCGCGAGTTACGAGGCCGAGATGAATATAACGTCATACGCTGACGAGGGCAAGCTGCTTCTGGAAATCGATCCGCTGGAGATAAGCATTACGGCGTCTGACAAGGGGCCCGGTATCCCGGATATCGCTAAGGCGATGCTGGAGGGTTTTTCGACCGCGACGCCGGCGATCCGCGAGATGGGCTTCGGCGCGGGGATGGGACTGCCCAACATTCAGCGAGTGGCGGATTGGATGGTGATCAATTCAACGGTTGGCAAGGGGACCGAGACCAAGTTCAAAATTTTTCTGAATACCTGA
- the fdhF gene encoding formate dehydrogenase subunit alpha produces METKILVTIDGKEVEAKPGQTILECAKANGIFIPTLCHYSKTTNVGACRVCLVEVEKARSLVASCCMPLSPDMVIRTDTKQVRDAQKMVIELLWSSGDHNCLTCEQNGQCELQDLVYWLKIEKPRFDIEPPGYSLDKSNTMIQRDLNKCILCGRCVRACNEIQVNEVLDFSNRGSYAKVGPAFDADYINSTCVFCGECLQVCPTGAITFKQAKFAGRPWELAKTRTTCTYCGVGCQMDVFTKDDQIVKISGNRDYGKPNDGSLCVKGRFGMDFIQHPNRLKKPLIRRNKNEDLKEATWDEAYTFIADKLASIKKTNGADSIAGLSSARCTNEENYIFQKFMRAAIGTNNVDHCARLUHSVTVAGLAAAFGSGAMTNSIDELEFTDLILATGTNTTENHPVIGMKVKRAVRQQGTKLIVIDPREIDLVKYADIWLRQKPGTDVAVLNGLMNVIIAEGLYAKEYVAERTEGFEALKATVEKYTPKYVEKISAVPAEDLKKAARLYAKANRASIIYAMGLTQHISGTDNVKTIANLSMICGNVGIEGGGVNPLRGQNNVQGACDMGGLPNVFPAYQPVANEEARKKFETAWNATLSGKPGLTIIEMMTAAGRGDIKAIYIMGENPLLSDPDLHHVKKELQKLDLLVVQDIFLTETAEIADVVLPAASFAEKDGTFSNTERRVQRIRKIVNAPGEAKPDWEIIAGISTKMGYPMNYSSAKEIFEEIAKVTPSYAGISYERIEKEGIQWPCPTPEHQGTKFLHKDRFARGLGLFHAVEYIPAAELPDKEYPFILSTGRVLYHYHTGTMTRLASGLNERCPESLIEINEIDATKLGITEGQMIKVTSRRGTLKAKTQITRKSAQGTIFMNFHFAEAAVNLLTNPALDPIGKIPEYKVCAVKLEAA; encoded by the coding sequence ATGGAAACGAAGATCTTAGTTACAATTGACGGGAAAGAAGTCGAAGCAAAGCCCGGTCAAACAATTCTCGAATGTGCTAAAGCCAATGGCATTTTTATCCCCACCCTTTGCCATTACTCCAAAACAACCAATGTAGGAGCTTGCCGGGTGTGTCTGGTAGAAGTGGAAAAAGCCAGAAGCCTCGTAGCATCTTGTTGCATGCCGTTAAGCCCGGATATGGTTATCCGCACCGATACCAAACAAGTTCGCGATGCTCAGAAGATGGTCATCGAGTTGCTCTGGTCATCAGGTGATCATAACTGTCTTACCTGCGAGCAAAACGGTCAATGTGAATTACAAGACTTGGTTTATTGGTTAAAAATTGAAAAACCCCGCTTTGATATCGAACCTCCCGGTTATTCATTGGACAAAAGCAATACGATGATTCAGCGCGATCTCAACAAATGTATCCTCTGCGGACGCTGTGTCCGCGCCTGCAACGAAATTCAAGTCAATGAGGTGCTCGATTTTTCCAATCGTGGTTCGTATGCCAAAGTAGGCCCGGCATTTGATGCAGATTATATAAATTCTACCTGCGTTTTCTGCGGCGAGTGCTTACAAGTATGCCCCACAGGAGCAATAACTTTTAAACAGGCAAAATTTGCCGGACGTCCCTGGGAACTTGCCAAAACACGCACAACCTGCACTTACTGCGGTGTCGGTTGTCAAATGGATGTCTTTACTAAAGACGATCAAATTGTCAAAATATCGGGAAATCGCGATTACGGAAAACCAAATGATGGCAGTCTTTGCGTGAAAGGCCGCTTCGGGATGGATTTCATCCAGCATCCTAACCGCCTGAAAAAACCCTTAATCCGGCGCAATAAAAATGAGGATTTAAAAGAAGCCACTTGGGATGAAGCATACACCTTCATTGCCGATAAACTTGCCTCGATTAAGAAGACAAACGGCGCCGATAGCATCGCAGGGCTTTCATCGGCGCGTTGCACCAATGAAGAAAATTACATTTTTCAAAAATTTATGCGGGCGGCAATTGGCACCAATAATGTCGATCACTGCGCCCGACTCTGACACTCTGTTACCGTGGCCGGTCTGGCCGCAGCATTCGGTAGTGGAGCAATGACAAATTCTATCGACGAATTAGAATTTACCGATTTAATTTTAGCAACAGGAACTAATACCACTGAAAACCATCCCGTTATCGGTATGAAAGTAAAACGGGCCGTGCGTCAGCAAGGGACAAAGTTAATAGTTATCGATCCCCGGGAAATTGATTTGGTCAAATACGCCGATATTTGGCTACGCCAGAAACCGGGAACTGACGTTGCGGTCCTCAATGGCCTGATGAATGTTATCATCGCGGAAGGCCTTTATGCCAAAGAATATGTGGCGGAACGTACCGAAGGATTTGAAGCTTTAAAGGCCACCGTGGAAAAATACACACCGAAATATGTGGAAAAAATTTCTGCCGTGCCTGCGGAGGATTTGAAAAAAGCGGCGCGACTATATGCCAAAGCCAACCGCGCCAGCATTATTTACGCTATGGGTCTAACCCAGCATATCAGTGGCACGGACAATGTTAAAACGATCGCTAATCTTTCCATGATTTGCGGCAATGTCGGCATAGAAGGCGGTGGGGTCAATCCTCTGCGTGGCCAAAATAACGTTCAGGGCGCCTGCGATATGGGCGGTCTTCCCAATGTTTTCCCCGCTTATCAGCCGGTGGCCAATGAAGAAGCGCGCAAAAAATTTGAAACAGCATGGAACGCGACTTTATCAGGCAAACCCGGTCTGACAATAATCGAGATGATGACTGCCGCCGGACGCGGCGATATTAAAGCCATCTATATTATGGGCGAAAACCCGCTTCTTTCCGATCCGGATCTGCACCATGTGAAAAAAGAACTCCAAAAACTTGACCTGCTTGTTGTGCAGGATATTTTCCTGACCGAAACGGCCGAGATCGCGGATGTGGTTCTACCTGCGGCCAGTTTCGCCGAAAAGGACGGCACCTTCTCCAATACTGAAAGACGCGTTCAGAGAATAAGAAAAATCGTAAACGCTCCGGGAGAAGCCAAACCGGATTGGGAAATAATCGCCGGAATCTCCACGAAAATGGGATATCCGATGAATTACTCGTCAGCAAAGGAAATTTTCGAAGAAATTGCAAAGGTCACGCCGAGTTACGCGGGAATTAGTTATGAACGTATTGAAAAAGAGGGCATCCAATGGCCTTGTCCCACGCCGGAACACCAGGGAACCAAATTTTTGCACAAAGACAGGTTTGCGCGAGGTCTCGGACTTTTTCACGCGGTTGAATATATACCGGCGGCGGAACTTCCCGATAAGGAATATCCTTTTATTCTTTCCACAGGCCGTGTGCTTTATCACTACCATACAGGCACGATGACGCGTCTGGCATCGGGATTAAACGAGCGGTGTCCTGAAAGTCTTATTGAAATCAATGAGATTGATGCCACCAAACTCGGCATAACAGAAGGACAAATGATTAAAGTAACATCGAGACGCGGCACGCTGAAGGCAAAAACACAAATAACCAGGAAAAGTGCCCAAGGAACAATATTTATGAACTTCCATTTTGCGGAGGCAGCGGTTAACCTGCTGACCAATCCGGCTTTGGACCCCATAGGCAAAATTCCTGAATATAAAGTCTGTGCGGTAAAACTGGAAGCTGCCTGA